From one Streptomyces sp. CA-210063 genomic stretch:
- a CDS encoding SCO4848 family membrane protein translates to MKLSRPLSWFLLAFGVWSWVIWVTFIKNLWKDGSGLAFDDAGDPTAYFWVHLTLAVVSFALGTAIGVIGLRGVRALRRTGVTGSTT, encoded by the coding sequence ATGAAGCTCAGCCGCCCCCTTTCCTGGTTCCTGCTCGCCTTCGGGGTGTGGAGCTGGGTCATTTGGGTCACTTTCATCAAAAATCTATGGAAGGACGGCAGCGGCCTCGCGTTCGACGACGCGGGCGATCCGACGGCGTACTTCTGGGTGCATCTGACGCTCGCGGTCGTCTCCTTTGCTCTGGGGACGGCCATCGGAGTCATCGGGTTGCGTGGAGTGCGCGCCCTTCGCCGGACCGGCGTGACCGGGAGTACGACGTGA
- the trpS gene encoding tryptophan--tRNA ligase, with amino-acid sequence MALDRPRVLSGIQPTAGSFHLGNYLGAVRQWVALQESHDAFYMVVDLHAITVAQDPADLRGNTRLAVAQLLAAGLDPERCTLFVQSHVPEHAQLGWVMNCLTGFGEASRMTQFKDKSAKQGADRASVGLFTYPILQVADILLYQADEVPVGEDQRQHIELTRDLAERFNGRFGETFTIPKPYILKETGKIYDLQDPAIKMSKSASTPKGLINLLDDPKVTAKKVKSAVTDTDTVIRFDTAEKPGVSNLLGIYSTLTGAGIAELEEKYVGKGYGALKTDLAEVMVEFVTPFRERTQQYLDDPETLDSILAKGAEKARAVAAETLSQAYDRVGFLPAKH; translated from the coding sequence ATGGCCCTTGATCGACCCCGCGTGCTCTCCGGTATCCAGCCCACCGCCGGCTCGTTCCACCTCGGCAACTACCTCGGCGCCGTGCGCCAGTGGGTGGCTCTGCAGGAGTCCCACGACGCGTTCTACATGGTCGTCGACCTGCATGCGATCACCGTCGCGCAGGACCCCGCGGACCTGCGCGGCAACACCCGGCTCGCCGTGGCGCAGCTGCTCGCCGCCGGTCTCGACCCGGAGCGCTGCACGCTCTTCGTCCAGAGCCACGTCCCGGAGCACGCGCAGCTCGGCTGGGTCATGAACTGCCTGACCGGCTTCGGCGAGGCCTCCCGCATGACCCAGTTCAAGGACAAGTCCGCCAAGCAGGGCGCCGACCGCGCGAGCGTCGGCCTCTTCACGTATCCGATCCTCCAGGTCGCCGACATCCTGCTGTACCAGGCGGACGAGGTCCCGGTCGGCGAGGACCAGCGCCAGCACATCGAGCTCACCCGTGACCTCGCCGAGCGCTTCAACGGCCGCTTCGGCGAGACCTTCACGATCCCGAAGCCGTACATCCTGAAGGAGACGGGGAAGATCTACGACCTCCAGGACCCGGCGATCAAGATGAGCAAGTCGGCGTCGACCCCGAAGGGGTTGATCAACCTGCTCGACGATCCCAAGGTCACCGCCAAGAAGGTCAAGAGCGCGGTCACCGACACCGACACGGTGATCCGCTTCGACACCGCGGAGAAGCCGGGCGTCAGCAATCTGCTGGGCATCTACTCGACCCTCACCGGGGCGGGTATCGCGGAACTGGAGGAGAAGTACGTCGGCAAGGGCTACGGTGCGCTCAAGACGGACCTCGCCGAGGTCATGGTCGAGTTCGTGACACCTTTCCGGGAGCGCACCCAGCAGTATCTGGACGACCCGGAGACGCTGGACTCGATCCTGGCCAAGGGCGCCGAGAAGGCGCGCGCCGTCGCCGCGGAGACGCTCTCGCAGGCGTACGACAGGGTGGGCTTCCTGCCCGCCAAGCACTGA
- a CDS encoding 2'-5' RNA ligase family protein, with protein sequence MGTVTIGVSIAVPEPHGSQLQERRAGFGDAAAHGIPTHVTLLPPTEVEDAELPAIEAHLVEVAAAGRPFPMRLSGTGTFRPLSPVVFVQVVEGAEACTWLQKQVRDASGPVARELNFPYHPHVTVAHGIAEEAMDRAFEALADYEAQWPCTGFALYEQGADGVWRKLREFVFGGTVVPPQAGAPVGDTTLPAH encoded by the coding sequence GTGGGGACCGTAACGATCGGTGTGTCGATCGCGGTCCCGGAGCCCCACGGCAGCCAGCTCCAGGAGCGGCGCGCGGGCTTCGGCGACGCCGCGGCTCACGGCATCCCCACGCATGTCACGCTGCTGCCGCCGACCGAGGTCGAGGACGCCGAACTGCCGGCGATCGAGGCGCACCTCGTCGAGGTCGCGGCGGCCGGCCGGCCCTTCCCGATGCGGCTGTCCGGCACGGGAACGTTCCGCCCGCTGTCGCCTGTCGTGTTCGTGCAGGTCGTCGAGGGGGCCGAGGCCTGCACCTGGTTGCAGAAGCAGGTCCGGGACGCCTCGGGGCCGGTGGCGCGCGAGCTGAACTTCCCGTACCACCCGCATGTCACGGTGGCGCACGGCATCGCCGAGGAGGCGATGGACCGGGCGTTCGAGGCGCTCGCCGACTACGAGGCCCAGTGGCCCTGCACCGGCTTCGCGCTCTACGAGCAGGGCGCCGACGGAGTCTGGCGCAAGCTGCGCGAGTTCGTGTTCGGCGGGACCGTCGTTCCGCCGCAGGCGGGGGCGCCGGTGGGGGACACGACGCTTCCGGCACACTGA
- a CDS encoding RNA polymerase sigma factor: MIARVRAGEPEAYAELVRAHTGIALRAARALGAGADAEDVVQQAFFKAYCSLGRFRDGAAFRPWLLSIVANETRNTVRTAGRQRTLADREAAFVEAEPLIPPSADPAAAALEIERRVALLGALEKLSEEHRLVVTYRYLLEMDEPETAAALGWPRGTVKSRLSRALRKLGRLLPEFEPGEALGVRGGGDGSE; this comes from the coding sequence GTGATCGCACGCGTACGCGCCGGAGAGCCGGAGGCGTATGCGGAGCTGGTGCGCGCCCATACGGGCATCGCGCTGCGGGCGGCCCGGGCGCTCGGCGCCGGTGCGGACGCGGAGGACGTGGTGCAGCAGGCCTTCTTCAAGGCGTACTGCTCACTGGGCCGCTTCCGGGACGGCGCGGCGTTCCGGCCGTGGCTTTTGTCGATCGTGGCCAATGAGACGAGGAACACAGTGCGGACAGCGGGGCGCCAGCGGACCCTGGCCGACCGCGAGGCGGCCTTCGTCGAGGCCGAGCCACTGATACCGCCGTCGGCGGACCCGGCGGCCGCCGCGCTGGAGATAGAGCGCCGCGTCGCGCTCCTGGGTGCCCTGGAGAAGCTGAGCGAGGAGCATCGGCTCGTCGTCACCTACCGCTACCTACTGGAGATGGACGAGCCCGAGACGGCCGCCGCCCTGGGCTGGCCCCGGGGCACGGTGAAGTCCCGCCTGAGCCGGGCGTTGCGCAAGCTGGGCCGACTGCTGCCGGAGTTCGAGCCGGGCGAGGCGCTTGGGGTGAGGGGAGGAGGTGATGGGAGTGAGTGA
- a CDS encoding ABC transporter substrate-binding protein, with product MRSVRLRIVASLLVLAVTAVGGWQVMPAQRDENRTITVGTTDTVTSLDPAGAYDAGSWALFSNVFQSLLTFEPGGAAPVPDAARSCGFAGNALTVYRCTLRRGLTFPSGREVTGRDVKYSFDRVKRINADVGPAALLDTLQSVSASGLSVTFRLSSPDATFPFKVATGAGAIVDRTTYPTNRLRTDGGADGTGPYVLTSYTDQQARLTPNEGYQGVAQDPGSPVLIRYYKDSAALQRAWTARQVDVATRSLPPETLAGLSPSDPDQRVTEADSTETRNLVLNVRAGSPFQDRRVRQALAALINREKLVAEVYQGTADPLYSLIPTGITGHTTSFFDAYPKPDPQRARELLDEAGVSMPVRFTFGYAEGRASSAAEAAELKQQMEASGLFYVTTTAHEWTDFQRRYADGKLDAYGVGWVADYPDPDTFGGPLVGTGGSLDNGYGSEQADRLIQDSRRYADRSRAAADFKELQEVVARDVPLIPLWQRKEYVLSGEEVGGAQYLSDGTGVFRLWQLEWI from the coding sequence GTGCGTTCGGTTCGCTTGCGGATAGTCGCGTCGTTGTTGGTGCTGGCGGTCACCGCGGTCGGCGGCTGGCAGGTGATGCCGGCTCAGCGGGACGAGAACAGGACGATCACCGTCGGGACGACCGACACGGTGACCTCGCTCGACCCGGCCGGGGCGTACGACGCCGGCTCCTGGGCCCTGTTCAGCAATGTGTTCCAGTCGCTGCTGACCTTCGAGCCGGGCGGCGCCGCACCCGTCCCGGACGCGGCGCGGAGCTGCGGGTTCGCCGGCAACGCGCTGACCGTCTACCGCTGCACCCTGCGCCGGGGCCTGACGTTCCCCAGCGGGCGCGAGGTCACCGGGAGGGACGTGAAGTACTCGTTCGACCGGGTCAAGCGCATCAACGCGGACGTCGGCCCCGCCGCGCTGCTCGACACTCTTCAGTCGGTGAGCGCGAGCGGGCTGTCCGTCACCTTCCGGCTCTCCTCGCCGGACGCCACCTTCCCGTTCAAGGTGGCCACCGGCGCCGGGGCGATCGTCGACCGCACGACGTACCCGACGAACCGGCTGCGCACCGACGGCGGCGCCGACGGCACCGGGCCGTACGTCCTGACCTCGTACACGGACCAGCAGGCCCGCCTCACGCCCAACGAGGGCTACCAGGGCGTCGCCCAGGACCCCGGCAGCCCCGTCCTCATCCGCTACTACAAGGACTCGGCGGCGCTGCAGCGGGCGTGGACGGCGCGGCAGGTCGACGTCGCCACCCGCTCGCTGCCACCCGAGACGCTCGCCGGGCTCTCGCCCAGCGACCCGGACCAGCGGGTCACGGAGGCCGACAGCACCGAGACCCGCAACCTGGTCCTCAACGTGCGGGCGGGCTCGCCCTTCCAGGACCGCCGGGTCAGACAGGCGCTGGCCGCGCTGATCAACCGGGAGAAGCTGGTCGCCGAGGTCTACCAGGGCACCGCCGACCCGCTGTACTCGCTGATCCCGACCGGCATCACCGGCCACACCACCTCGTTCTTCGACGCGTACCCCAAGCCCGACCCGCAGCGCGCCCGTGAACTCCTCGACGAGGCCGGGGTGAGCATGCCCGTGCGCTTCACCTTCGGCTACGCCGAGGGCCGTGCCTCGTCCGCCGCCGAGGCCGCCGAGCTGAAGCAGCAGATGGAGGCGAGCGGGCTGTTCTATGTGACGACCACGGCGCATGAGTGGACCGACTTCCAACGGCGTTACGCCGACGGCAAGCTGGACGCGTACGGCGTCGGCTGGGTCGCCGACTATCCCGACCCCGACACCTTCGGCGGGCCCCTCGTCGGCACCGGCGGCTCCCTGGACAACGGCTACGGCAGCGAGCAGGCCGACCGGCTCATCCAGGACAGCCGGCGCTACGCGGACCGCAGCCGGGCCGCGGCGGACTTCAAGGAGCTGCAGGAGGTCGTGGCCCGGGACGTTCCGCTGATTCCCCTGTGGCAGCGCAAGGAGTACGTACTCAGCGGTGAGGAGGTCGGCGGGGCGCAGTATCTGTCCGACGGGACCGGTGTCTTCCGGCTGTGGCAGCTGGAATGGATATGA
- a CDS encoding decaprenylphospho-beta-D-erythro-pentofuranosid-2-ulose 2-reductase gives MKDAFGTPQSLLILGGTSDIALATARRLIARRTRTVWLAGRPSPALESAAVHLRGLGAETHTVSFDAIDSESHEAILGKVFAEGDIDMVLLAFGVLGDQANDERDPVAAARVAQTNYTGAVSSALVCARALQAQGHGSLVVLSSVAAERARRSDFIYGSSKAGLDTFTQGLGDALHGTGAHVMLVRPGFVRTSMTAGLPASPLATTPEAVAAAIELGLRRRSETVWVPGSLRLVMAALRHVPRAVFRRLPL, from the coding sequence ATGAAGGACGCCTTCGGCACCCCCCAGTCCCTGCTGATCCTCGGCGGTACGTCGGACATCGCGCTCGCCACCGCGCGCCGTCTGATCGCCCGCCGCACCCGTACGGTGTGGCTGGCGGGACGCCCGTCTCCCGCCCTGGAGAGCGCTGCCGTCCATCTGCGCGGCCTCGGCGCCGAGACCCACACCGTCTCCTTCGACGCGATCGACTCCGAGTCCCACGAGGCGATCCTCGGCAAGGTCTTCGCGGAGGGCGACATCGACATGGTCCTCCTCGCCTTCGGCGTACTCGGCGACCAGGCGAACGACGAACGCGACCCGGTGGCCGCCGCCCGCGTCGCCCAGACCAACTACACGGGCGCCGTCTCGTCCGCCCTGGTCTGCGCGCGAGCCCTCCAGGCCCAGGGCCACGGTTCGCTCGTCGTCCTGTCCTCCGTCGCCGCCGAGCGCGCCCGCCGCTCCGACTTCATCTACGGCTCCAGCAAGGCCGGCCTCGACACGTTCACCCAGGGCCTCGGCGACGCCCTCCACGGCACCGGCGCCCACGTCATGCTCGTACGTCCCGGCTTCGTCCGCACCAGCATGACCGCGGGCCTGCCGGCGTCCCCCCTCGCGACGACCCCGGAGGCGGTGGCGGCCGCCATCGAACTGGGGCTGCGACGACGCTCGGAGACGGTGTGGGTGCCGGGGTCGCTGCGCCTGGTGATGGCGGCACTGCGGCACGTGCCGAGGGCGGTGTTCCGCCGCCTGCCGTTGTAG
- a CDS encoding metallophosphoesterase, with translation MIIVFVLAVLLVLGAFGALHWYAWRRLVRDTTRGPGLVRRVGTAVFIAGPVLMVAGFAAERGGAPFWLQQTLTWPGFMWLALSLYLLLALLAGELVRPLVRRLVARRAPVPAERSEPVVREARPEPVPAGAQPAEAAESATAPATTPPATTESAPAEPGQPAPPTATEPPSSPAPTDFSRRLFVSRVVGGAVAAAAVGTVGYGTYGVVRGPKLKRVTVPLAKLPRAAHGFRIAVVSDIHLSPMLGRGFAQKVVDTINSTQPDLIAVVGDLVDGDVADLGPAAAPLAGLKARHGSFFVTGNHEYISGAEQWVEEVRRLGLTPLENDRRELPYLDLAGVNDIAGEDEGQGPDFARALGDRDTSRAVVLMAHQPVQIHDAVDHGVDLQLSGHTHGGQMWPMTYVADAANPTLAGLERYGDTQLYVSRGAGAWGPPVRVGAPSDITVVELASKQA, from the coding sequence ATGATCATCGTCTTCGTCCTTGCCGTCCTGCTGGTGCTGGGCGCCTTCGGGGCCCTGCACTGGTACGCCTGGCGCCGCCTGGTGCGCGACACGACACGCGGGCCGGGCCTCGTCAGACGCGTGGGCACGGCGGTGTTCATCGCCGGGCCGGTGCTGATGGTCGCCGGCTTCGCCGCCGAGCGAGGCGGCGCCCCCTTCTGGCTGCAGCAGACGCTGACCTGGCCGGGCTTCATGTGGCTCGCCCTCTCGCTGTACCTGCTGCTGGCCCTGCTGGCGGGGGAGCTCGTACGACCCCTCGTACGCCGTCTGGTGGCGCGGCGCGCCCCGGTCCCTGCGGAGCGGTCCGAGCCGGTGGTGCGTGAGGCCCGACCGGAGCCGGTCCCGGCGGGCGCTCAGCCCGCGGAGGCCGCCGAGTCCGCGACCGCACCGGCCACCACTCCGCCCGCGACCACCGAGTCGGCTCCCGCCGAGCCCGGGCAGCCGGCGCCGCCCACGGCGACGGAACCCCCCTCCTCGCCCGCGCCGACCGACTTCTCCCGCCGCCTGTTCGTCTCCCGCGTCGTCGGTGGCGCCGTCGCCGCCGCGGCCGTCGGGACCGTCGGCTACGGCACCTACGGCGTCGTACGCGGCCCCAAGCTCAAGCGGGTCACCGTGCCGCTGGCGAAGCTGCCGCGCGCGGCCCACGGTTTCCGGATCGCGGTGGTCAGCGACATCCACCTCTCGCCGATGCTGGGCCGGGGCTTCGCGCAGAAGGTCGTGGACACGATCAACTCGACGCAGCCCGACCTGATCGCGGTGGTCGGGGACCTCGTCGACGGCGACGTGGCGGACCTCGGCCCGGCGGCGGCGCCGCTCGCCGGGCTGAAGGCGCGGCACGGCAGCTTCTTCGTCACCGGCAACCACGAGTACATCTCCGGAGCCGAGCAGTGGGTCGAGGAGGTGCGGCGACTGGGCCTGACCCCGCTGGAGAACGACCGCCGCGAGCTGCCGTATCTCGATCTCGCCGGGGTGAACGACATCGCGGGTGAGGACGAGGGCCAGGGCCCCGACTTCGCCAGGGCGCTCGGCGACCGGGACACCTCGCGGGCCGTGGTGCTCATGGCCCACCAGCCCGTCCAGATCCACGACGCCGTCGACCACGGCGTCGACCTCCAGCTCTCCGGCCACACCCATGGCGGCCAGATGTGGCCGATGACCTACGTCGCCGATGCCGCCAACCCCACCCTCGCGGGCCTGGAGCGCTACGGCGACACCCAGCTGTACGTCAGCCGGGGCGCGGGCGCGTGGGGGCCGCCGGTGCGGGTGGGGGCGCCGTCGGACATCACCGTGGTGGAGCTGGCGTCGAAGCAGGCGTGA
- a CDS encoding FAD-binding oxidoreductase has translation MPADAAAANPAPSRLSPGRTTPVTGWGRTAPTAARLIRPRTYEEAAAAVQACGARGGIARGLGRAYGDAAQNAGGAVLDMTGLDRVHAIDADGGTVVCDAGVSLHRLMEVLLPLGWFVPVTPGTRQVTVGGAIAADIHGKNHHVSGSFARHVLSLELLTADGEIRTVVPGTPLFDATAGGMGLTGVILTATVRLLPVETSWMSVDTERARDLDDLLARLTVTDRYYRYSVAWIDLLARGASTGRAVLTRGEHTPLDALEPSKPPSTRARGGWFSRRDALMSRRDARTSPLEFRTYRLPAAPAFVPEGLLGRTTVGLFNKLRYRRAPHARSDELRRISTFFHPRDGVPHWNRIYGRSGFVRYQFVVGYGQEEALRRIVGRISARRCPSFLAVLKRFGEGDPGWLSFPMPGWTLALDIPASLPGLGAFLDGLDEEVAAAAGRVSLAKDARLRPELLAAMYPRLPEFRALRRELDPRGIFVSDLARRLGL, from the coding sequence ATGCCAGCCGACGCCGCCGCAGCCAACCCGGCCCCCTCACGCCTCTCCCCCGGCCGCACCACCCCCGTCACCGGCTGGGGCCGCACCGCCCCGACAGCCGCCCGGCTGATCCGCCCGCGTACGTACGAGGAGGCCGCGGCCGCCGTACAGGCGTGCGGGGCACGGGGCGGGATCGCCCGGGGGCTGGGGCGGGCGTACGGGGACGCGGCGCAGAACGCGGGCGGGGCCGTCCTCGACATGACAGGCCTCGACCGTGTCCACGCCATCGACGCGGACGGCGGCACCGTCGTCTGCGACGCGGGCGTCTCCCTGCACCGGCTGATGGAGGTCCTGCTCCCCCTCGGCTGGTTCGTGCCGGTGACCCCGGGGACCCGCCAGGTGACCGTCGGCGGTGCCATCGCGGCCGACATCCACGGCAAGAACCACCACGTCTCCGGGTCGTTCGCCCGCCACGTCCTGTCCCTCGAACTACTGACGGCGGACGGTGAGATCCGCACGGTCGTCCCCGGCACCCCGCTCTTCGACGCCACGGCCGGCGGCATGGGCCTGACCGGCGTCATCCTCACCGCGACCGTCCGGCTCCTCCCGGTCGAGACATCCTGGATGTCCGTCGACACCGAACGCGCCCGCGACCTCGACGACCTCCTCGCCCGCCTCACGGTCACGGACCGCTACTACCGCTACTCCGTCGCCTGGATCGACCTGCTCGCGAGAGGTGCGTCGACGGGCCGCGCCGTCCTGACGCGCGGCGAACACACTCCCCTGGACGCGCTGGAGCCGTCGAAACCACCCTCCACGCGCGCGCGTGGAGGGTGGTTTTCACGCAGGGACGCACTCATGTCACGCCGGGACGCACGCACGAGTCCGTTGGAATTCCGAACTTACCGCCTCCCGGCCGCCCCCGCCTTCGTCCCGGAAGGCCTCCTCGGCCGTACGACCGTGGGCCTCTTCAACAAGCTCCGGTACCGCCGGGCACCCCACGCCCGCTCCGACGAGCTGCGGCGGATCTCCACCTTCTTCCACCCCCGCGACGGGGTCCCGCACTGGAACCGGATCTACGGCCGCTCCGGCTTCGTGCGGTACCAGTTCGTCGTCGGGTACGGCCAGGAAGAGGCCCTGCGCCGGATCGTGGGCCGGATCTCGGCGCGCCGCTGCCCCTCCTTCCTCGCCGTCCTGAAGCGGTTCGGCGAGGGCGACCCCGGCTGGCTGTCCTTCCCGATGCCCGGCTGGACCCTCGCCCTGGACATCCCGGCGAGCCTGCCCGGCCTGGGCGCCTTCCTGGACGGGCTCGACGAGGAGGTCGCGGCGGCCGCCGGGCGCGTCTCCCTGGCGAAGGACGCCCGCCTGCGCCCCGAACTGCTGGCCGCGATGTACCCCCGACTGCCCGAATTCCGCGCGCTGCGGCGGGAGTTGGACCCCCGCGGGATCTTCGTGTCGGACCTGGCCCGCCGCCTGGGCCTGTGA
- a CDS encoding YihY/virulence factor BrkB family protein, with protein sequence MDWLKKLPGVGPLVERLMTTHAWRSYERLERVKWTRLAAAMTFISFLALFPLLTVAAAIGAATLSEDRQQDLEDRLAEQVPGISDQLDIAGLVDNAGTVGIIAGALLLFTGIGWVGEMRGCLRAVWEKPDPDENPVLAKAKDTGVLVGLGGAVVLSLAASTVASWAVGWIADQLGIDRDGWGGILLRVAAFAVAVLAGFLLLLYALTLLPGVQPPRRRLVVAALIGAVGFELLKLLLSGYMQGVASKSMYGAFGVPIALLLWINFTAKLLLYCAAWTAEGGKEESAMETPDEDSAS encoded by the coding sequence ATGGACTGGCTGAAAAAGCTTCCCGGGGTCGGTCCCCTGGTCGAGCGCCTGATGACGACGCACGCGTGGCGGTCGTACGAACGGCTGGAGCGGGTGAAGTGGACGCGGCTGGCCGCGGCGATGACCTTCATCAGCTTCCTGGCGCTGTTCCCGCTGCTGACCGTGGCCGCCGCCATCGGCGCGGCGACCCTGAGCGAGGACAGGCAGCAGGACCTGGAGGACAGGCTCGCCGAACAGGTGCCCGGTATCTCCGACCAGTTGGACATCGCCGGCCTCGTCGACAACGCCGGCACCGTCGGGATCATCGCCGGCGCGCTGCTGCTCTTCACTGGTATCGGCTGGGTCGGCGAGATGCGCGGCTGTCTGCGCGCGGTCTGGGAGAAGCCGGACCCCGACGAGAACCCCGTCCTCGCCAAGGCCAAGGACACGGGCGTCCTCGTCGGCCTCGGCGGCGCGGTCGTGCTCTCCCTCGCCGCCTCCACCGTGGCCTCCTGGGCCGTCGGCTGGATCGCCGACCAACTCGGCATCGACCGCGACGGCTGGGGCGGCATCCTCCTCCGCGTCGCCGCGTTCGCCGTGGCCGTCCTCGCCGGCTTCCTGCTCCTCCTCTACGCCCTCACCCTGCTCCCGGGCGTGCAGCCACCCCGCCGCCGCTTGGTCGTGGCCGCCCTCATAGGAGCCGTGGGCTTCGAACTCCTCAAGCTCCTCCTCAGCGGCTACATGCAGGGCGTCGCCTCCAAGAGCATGTACGGCGCCTTCGGAGTCCCCATCGCCCTGCTGTTGTGGATCAACTTCACGGCGAAGCTCCTGCTGTACTGCGCGGCATGGACAGCGGAGGGCGGCAAGGAGGAGAGCGCTATGGAAACACCGGATGAGGACAGCGCCTCGTAA
- a CDS encoding D-alanyl-D-alanine carboxypeptidase family protein translates to MSASKKTARRPLLVTSATLLSLSLTSLTTLTAAPAFAAKPSPSSSASPSATPPASMSTVGGELLGEPGTQAVLGSNAPVLPKDISARSWIVADAQSGDVLAAHNAHWRLAPASTLKMLFADTLLPKFNKNEEHKVVASDLAGVGAGSSMVGIKENETYTVHDLWLGVFLRSGNDAVHVLSAMNDGVKQTVADMNAHAEELQALDTHVVSPDGYDARRQVSSAYDLTLIARSGLQKKDFREYCSTVRAKFPGETKKGKNGKKSRSSFEIQNTNRLLTGGSGLDSYQGIAGVKNGNTTNAGATFTGVAERDGRVLLVTVMHPEKDEPNQVYKETASLLDWGFKAAGKVDPVGELVPPKGADTSGEEADSSAQPGATASASASGGTGGKSVAAGASGGSSGIGVALGIMGGVLVLLAGGVFLVNWKWPLRRRK, encoded by the coding sequence GTGTCCGCCTCCAAGAAGACCGCCAGGCGCCCCCTGCTGGTCACCTCAGCCACCCTGCTGTCCCTCTCGCTGACGTCACTGACGACGCTGACGGCCGCCCCCGCCTTCGCGGCGAAGCCGTCACCCAGTTCGAGCGCCTCGCCGTCCGCGACTCCCCCGGCGAGCATGTCGACCGTCGGGGGCGAACTGCTGGGCGAGCCGGGCACGCAGGCCGTCCTGGGCAGCAACGCGCCCGTACTGCCCAAGGACATCAGCGCCCGTTCGTGGATCGTCGCGGACGCCCAGTCGGGCGATGTGCTGGCCGCGCACAACGCCCACTGGCGGCTGGCCCCGGCGAGCACGCTGAAGATGCTGTTCGCGGACACGCTGCTGCCGAAGTTCAACAAGAACGAGGAACACAAGGTCGTCGCCTCCGACCTGGCGGGCGTCGGCGCGGGCTCCAGCATGGTCGGCATAAAGGAGAACGAGACGTACACCGTCCACGACCTCTGGCTCGGTGTCTTCCTTCGCTCCGGCAACGACGCGGTCCATGTCCTGTCCGCCATGAACGACGGCGTGAAGCAGACCGTGGCGGACATGAACGCGCACGCCGAGGAGCTCCAGGCCCTCGACACACACGTGGTCAGCCCGGACGGCTACGACGCCAGGAGGCAGGTGTCGTCGGCGTACGACCTGACCCTGATCGCCCGGTCGGGGCTGCAGAAGAAGGACTTCCGGGAGTACTGCTCCACCGTCCGCGCGAAGTTCCCGGGCGAGACCAAGAAGGGCAAGAACGGCAAGAAGAGCCGGTCGTCCTTCGAGATCCAGAACACCAACCGACTGCTCACGGGTGGCAGCGGCCTCGACTCCTACCAAGGCATCGCGGGTGTGAAGAACGGCAACACCACGAACGCGGGCGCGACGTTCACCGGGGTCGCCGAGCGGGACGGCCGGGTGCTCCTCGTCACCGTCATGCATCCGGAGAAGGACGAGCCCAACCAGGTCTACAAGGAGACGGCGAGCCTCCTGGACTGGGGGTTCAAGGCGGCGGGCAAGGTCGATCCCGTGGGGGAGTTGGTGCCGCCCAAGGGTGCGGACACCTCCGGTGAGGAAGCGGACTCCAGTGCTCAGCCGGGAGCCACGGCCTCTGCGTCCGCCTCTGGCGGGACGGGGGGCAAGTCTGTTGCCGCGGGCGCCTCCGGCGGGTCCAGCGGGATCGGGGTCGCGCTGGGGATCATGGGTGGGGTGCTGGTGTTGCTGGCGGGTGGGGTGTTCCTGGTGAACTGGAAGTGGCCTCTGCGGCGACGGAAGTAG
- a CDS encoding ATP-binding protein, producing MLRRNSFRLPRHPASVGLARRRVREHLVDWGHVEGTAALEDAVLVVSELATNVVRHGPLLEREFEVAVTALADGSCLIEVSDEGTAAPRLREAGEWEETGRGLRLVEHVAAAWGVWSRGRHGKTVWALMAA from the coding sequence GTGTTGAGACGCAACTCCTTCCGGCTGCCCCGCCATCCGGCGTCCGTGGGGCTCGCCCGACGACGCGTACGGGAGCATCTGGTCGACTGGGGGCATGTCGAGGGGACCGCGGCGCTGGAGGACGCGGTGCTCGTCGTCTCCGAGCTCGCGACCAATGTCGTACGCCATGGACCTCTGCTGGAGCGGGAGTTCGAAGTCGCGGTGACGGCGCTGGCGGACGGGTCCTGTCTCATCGAGGTGTCGGACGAGGGGACGGCGGCGCCCAGGCTCAGGGAGGCGGGGGAGTGGGAGGAGACAGGGCGGGGGCTGCGTCTTGTCGAGCACGTCGCGGCGGCCTGGGGGGTGTGGAGCCGGGGGCGGCACGGGAAGACGGTCTGGGCGCTGATGGCAGCATGA